The uncultured Hyphomonas sp. genome includes a window with the following:
- a CDS encoding arsenate reductase family protein yields the protein MTYTILHNPNCSTSRKGLEMLKEAGVEPEVRKYMNATERLSVEELKDIAKKMGGVSPRVFLRAKDAPAAGLDADASDEAVFEAMAENPKLIQRPIGIKGKKAVLGRPPEDLLKLV from the coding sequence ATGACCTATACGATCCTGCACAATCCGAACTGCTCCACCTCCCGCAAAGGGCTGGAAATGCTGAAAGAAGCCGGTGTTGAGCCCGAGGTGCGCAAATACATGAACGCCACCGAACGGCTTTCGGTTGAGGAACTGAAAGACATCGCGAAGAAGATGGGTGGGGTCAGCCCGCGCGTCTTCCTGCGGGCCAAGGACGCTCCGGCGGCCGGACTCGACGCGGATGCCAGCGATGAGGCTGTTTTCGAGGCGATGGCGGAGAACCCGAAGCTGATCCAGCGCCCGATCGGCATTAAGGGCAAGAAGGCCGTGCTTGGCCGCCCGCCGGAAGACCTGCTGAAACTCGTCTGA
- a CDS encoding CoA ester lyase: protein MASQTHRPRRSCLYMPGANERALEKARGLPADTLLLDLEDAVAPDAKLSAREAVVSAVKQGGYGHREIVVRMNGLGTEWGADDLKAAVACGAQAVLAPKVESAADIEALDKALTEAGAPADFGLWVMIEMPKAILHIEEIAAAAETTRLTTFVMGTNDLAKEYRARMTPDRIAFQVALQLSVAAARAYGITAIDGVFNDIKDEDGLINECEQGCDLGFDGKTLIHPSQLETANRVFAPSQHDVEQAKAVIEAFADPANAGKGVLKVNGKMTELLHLDEARRTVAMDETIRAFETA from the coding sequence ATGGCTTCACAGACGCATCGCCCGCGCCGCTCCTGTCTCTATATGCCGGGCGCCAATGAACGGGCCCTCGAAAAAGCCCGCGGCCTGCCAGCCGACACGCTTTTGCTGGACCTCGAAGATGCTGTGGCCCCGGACGCCAAGCTTTCGGCCCGTGAAGCTGTCGTCAGCGCGGTCAAACAGGGCGGTTATGGCCACCGGGAAATCGTGGTGCGGATGAATGGCCTCGGCACCGAATGGGGCGCTGACGACCTGAAGGCCGCCGTGGCCTGCGGGGCGCAGGCCGTGCTCGCGCCGAAAGTGGAATCCGCCGCAGACATCGAAGCCCTCGACAAGGCGCTGACGGAAGCCGGCGCCCCGGCCGATTTCGGCCTCTGGGTCATGATCGAGATGCCGAAGGCGATCCTGCATATCGAAGAGATTGCTGCGGCCGCCGAAACGACCCGCCTCACCACATTCGTGATGGGCACCAATGACCTCGCCAAGGAATACCGTGCCCGCATGACGCCGGACCGGATCGCCTTCCAGGTGGCGCTGCAACTGTCTGTCGCTGCGGCCCGCGCCTATGGCATCACGGCCATTGATGGCGTGTTCAACGACATCAAGGACGAAGACGGCCTGATCAATGAATGCGAACAGGGCTGTGACCTTGGCTTCGACGGCAAGACTCTGATCCACCCATCGCAGCTGGAAACGGCAAATCGCGTGTTCGCGCCGAGCCAGCATGATGTGGAACAGGCCAAGGCTGTGATCGAAGCCTTCGCGGACCCGGCCAATGCCGGCAAGGGCGTGCTTAAAGTGAACGGCAAGATGACCGAGCTGCTCCACCTCGACGAAGCCCGCCGCACTGTGGCGATGGATGAAACCATCCGCGCCTTCGAAACGGCCTGA
- a CDS encoding serine hydrolase domain-containing protein, translating to MTDFPISGFTAAGLENVRDVFEANFKDMDELGAGFAVYHRGELIASLLGGWADRQKTKPWGADTLVPVYSTTKGIAAFVLASLIDTLPDGYETPVATVWPEFAANGKDAVTIGQVLSHQAGLPGFPEEIDPELWLDPPACAAAIAELAPMWPPGTAHGYHPLTWGYIAGEIARRISGETLGTTLKSMFEDVDFHIGLPASEHGRCADIKRPNALADLGELNDYRKAAFVYKWSAPNRGGAIWREIEIPSANGHGTAESVGAIYHHYARSGGGKLRSGIFEDLIRPRTHGPDLVLPLETSFGAGIMLNTHGLFGPNPATLGHSGWGGSMAVSDPDAELTCAYVMNRQSNVLVGDPRAVRLVEAVYAAL from the coding sequence ATGACCGATTTTCCGATTTCCGGCTTCACTGCCGCTGGCCTCGAAAACGTGCGCGATGTCTTCGAGGCGAATTTCAAAGACATGGACGAGCTTGGCGCCGGGTTCGCAGTGTACCACCGCGGCGAACTGATCGCCTCGCTGCTTGGCGGCTGGGCCGACCGGCAGAAAACGAAACCCTGGGGCGCCGACACGCTGGTGCCCGTCTATTCGACAACCAAGGGCATCGCTGCCTTCGTGCTCGCCTCTCTCATCGATACGCTGCCGGACGGTTACGAAACGCCCGTTGCAACCGTCTGGCCGGAATTTGCCGCCAATGGCAAAGACGCCGTCACGATCGGACAGGTGCTGAGCCATCAGGCAGGCCTCCCCGGCTTTCCTGAAGAGATCGACCCTGAACTCTGGCTGGACCCGCCCGCCTGCGCCGCAGCCATCGCAGAGCTGGCGCCGATGTGGCCACCCGGTACGGCGCATGGTTACCACCCGCTGACCTGGGGCTATATTGCTGGCGAAATTGCCCGCCGGATCAGCGGAGAGACACTCGGCACGACGCTGAAATCCATGTTCGAAGATGTGGATTTCCATATCGGCCTGCCCGCCAGCGAACATGGCCGCTGCGCCGACATCAAACGCCCGAACGCCCTGGCTGACCTTGGCGAGCTGAATGACTACCGCAAAGCCGCTTTCGTCTACAAATGGTCTGCGCCCAACCGCGGCGGCGCCATCTGGCGCGAGATTGAAATCCCGTCCGCCAATGGTCATGGCACGGCTGAAAGCGTCGGCGCCATTTACCATCACTATGCCCGCAGCGGCGGCGGAAAGCTCCGCTCCGGCATCTTCGAGGACCTGATCCGCCCGCGCACACATGGGCCCGATCTTGTCCTGCCGCTGGAGACGAGCTTCGGCGCCGGCATCATGCTGAACACGCACGGCCTGTTCGGGCCGAACCCGGCAACGCTGGGCCATTCCGGCTGGGGCGGTTCTATGGCCGTGTCCGATCCGGACGCGGAACTCACCTGCGCCTATGTCATGAACCGGCAGTCGAACGTGCTGGTTGGCGATCCGCGTGCCGTGCGCCTCGTCGAAGCCGTCTACGCCGCCCTCTGA
- a CDS encoding LysE family translocator produces MFASLDWPAFIVAMLAVELTPGPNMGWLATLSARAGRKHGLKAVAGITLGLAVQLVAAATGLSAVLAGSITLYEALRWGGVAFMLYLAWEAFRDDGSAPPAMANKLAGFRRGLIANLLNPKALVFYLLVVGQFADPQLGHLWLQILFLGSLHILLSLIVHVTIVLVADHLGTLLEKWRTSFAARLGFGLALAVVALWIAMSTARP; encoded by the coding sequence ATGTTCGCCTCGCTCGACTGGCCTGCCTTTATTGTTGCCATGCTGGCCGTGGAACTGACGCCCGGCCCGAACATGGGGTGGCTGGCCACCCTGTCGGCCCGGGCTGGCCGCAAGCATGGCCTGAAAGCGGTCGCCGGCATCACGCTGGGCCTCGCCGTGCAGCTGGTAGCGGCGGCGACCGGCCTGTCCGCCGTACTTGCGGGGTCGATCACGCTTTATGAGGCGCTGCGCTGGGGCGGGGTGGCCTTCATGCTCTACCTCGCCTGGGAAGCCTTCCGGGACGATGGCTCTGCCCCGCCCGCCATGGCGAACAAGCTCGCCGGGTTCCGGCGCGGCCTGATCGCCAACCTCCTCAATCCGAAAGCGCTGGTCTTCTACCTGCTCGTCGTCGGCCAGTTCGCCGATCCACAGCTCGGCCACCTCTGGTTACAGATCCTCTTTCTCGGCAGTCTGCATATTCTACTGTCACTGATCGTCCATGTGACCATCGTCCTTGTGGCGGATCATCTGGGCACATTGCTGGAGAAATGGCGGACGTCTTTCGCTGCGCGGCTCGGTTTCGGTCTGGCGCTGGCGGTGGTGGCCCTGTGGATCGCCATGTCGACCGCGCGGCCCTGA
- the rarD gene encoding EamA family transporter RarD — MGVDTARRMSSSQRFGFLVGLTAYFIWGSLPLYIRAMRHVLPQELLAHRIIWSVPTALLLIGLAGNWRDIRATFHWRTAKWLILSGLVIGANWGVYIWAVNADRTIEASLGYFINPLVSVLFGMVFFSETLRPAQWVSVAIAAIGVAVVTVAYGHVPWIALFLCMSFASYGVIRKKMAVDSRAGFLMEVVVLVPLALGWLIWFAQQPGGRLMGQGGWDIPLLMAAGPITAFPLILFALAAKRLKLSTVGMMQYIGPSIQFLIAVFIFREPFGLTLAIAFGFIWLALAVFTFDSMMGEAKARRLARAARPV; from the coding sequence ATGGGTGTTGATACAGCGCGGCGCATGTCTTCGAGCCAGCGTTTCGGATTTCTTGTCGGCCTGACAGCCTATTTCATCTGGGGCAGCCTGCCGCTGTACATCCGGGCGATGCGGCATGTCCTGCCGCAGGAATTGCTGGCGCACAGGATCATCTGGTCGGTGCCGACGGCGCTGCTCCTCATCGGGCTGGCGGGCAATTGGCGCGATATCCGGGCCACCTTTCATTGGCGCACGGCAAAATGGCTGATCCTGTCCGGACTGGTGATCGGGGCCAATTGGGGCGTCTATATCTGGGCGGTGAACGCCGACCGGACGATTGAGGCTTCGCTCGGCTATTTCATCAATCCGCTGGTCAGCGTGTTGTTCGGCATGGTCTTCTTCTCCGAGACGCTGCGCCCGGCGCAATGGGTGTCCGTAGCGATTGCGGCAATCGGGGTGGCGGTGGTGACGGTCGCGTACGGTCATGTGCCCTGGATCGCACTCTTCCTGTGCATGAGTTTCGCCTCCTATGGCGTGATCCGGAAAAAGATGGCGGTCGACAGCCGGGCCGGCTTCCTGATGGAAGTCGTTGTCCTTGTGCCGCTCGCGCTTGGCTGGCTGATCTGGTTTGCGCAGCAACCAGGCGGGCGGCTGATGGGGCAGGGCGGCTGGGACATCCCGTTGCTGATGGCGGCCGGGCCGATCACGGCATTTCCGCTGATCCTGTTTGCGCTGGCAGCCAAGCGGCTGAAACTCTCCACCGTGGGCATGATGCAGTATATCGGGCCGAGTATTCAATTCCTGATTGCCGTCTTCATCTTCCGCGAGCCGTTCGGCCTGACCCTGGCGATTGCCTTCGGGTTCATCTGGCTGGCGCTTGCCGTGTTCACTTTCGACTCCATGATGGGTGAGGCCAAGGCAAGGCGACTGGCGCGTGCGGCCCGGCCTGTCTGA